Proteins encoded by one window of Amaranthus tricolor cultivar Red isolate AtriRed21 chromosome 4, ASM2621246v1, whole genome shotgun sequence:
- the LOC130810823 gene encoding uncharacterized protein LOC130810823 gives MSPNNKIGAKSLNNLHLRVSEKGILEEIINENVEEVNSEEEKEKGQNEREEKEDEKEEGKRGSEDAGSEGETSKEEEGEEPHDDTFSDEEVRMPTKKEPTTPPSPKPDAPPSPHNPSPPPSPIPCTPPPTNTPNSRDLGFTEFANLSISADPLLNKLQLTQMETRLSAKLDTVEVQTEYVNEDDLTSNNIVHVKGSNKVRNGISLRMSNVDRRSTVPKFDDLTLLKNGDSTLFPDWYLEKLR, from the exons ATGAGTCCCAATAACAAAATAGGTGCCAAATCCCTTAACAATTTGCACCTAAGAGTTTCAGAAAAAGGGATTTTGGAGGAAATTATCAATGAGAATGTCGAGGAAGTAAAttcagaagaagaaaaagaaaaaggacaGAATGagagagaagaaaaagaagatgaaaaagaagaaggAAAAAGAGGATCA GAAGATGCTGGAAGTGAGGGGGAAACTTCTAAAGAAGAGGAAGGTGAGGAACCACATGATGATACTTTTAGTGATGAGGAAGTCAGGATGCCAACTAAGAAGGAGCCC ACAACTCCTCCTTCACCAAAACCTGATGCACCACCTTCACCGCacaatccatcaccaccacctTCACCTATTCCAtgtacaccaccaccaacaaATACACCTAACTCACGAGATCTTGGTTTTACTGAATTTGCAAATCTCTCAATTTCTGCCGATCCCCTCCTTAATAAATTGCAG CTTACACAAATGGAGACTCGTCTCAGTGCAAAGCTTGACACAGTGGAGGTACAAACTGAATATGTAAACGAAGATGACCTTACT tctaaCAACATTGTACATGTCAAAGGATCCAATAAAGTTAGAAatggtatatcgcttaggatgtcaaatgtagacaggagatCTAcagttcccaagtttgatgatctgacgTTACTGAAAAATGGAGACAGTACATTGTTCCCAGACTGGTATCTGGAGAAGTTACGTTAG